One region of Mesotoga infera genomic DNA includes:
- a CDS encoding ROK family protein gives MRIVRDEGLVSRADIARKSGLSKPVVSVVVSNFISQGSLIEAREGESSTRGGKKPMLLSFVPNYKYVVGVDVGGNKLISILSDLDGNIVEKAKFSTKSISDEETFLETVEKAISTVMKVPLSKVMGIGIGVPGTVDPESGMIFYMPAFGLRKVNLMNCMEERFNLPTFVSNDVTLNALGEMWAGAARGCRNVFLTALGTGTGAGLIINNELYEGTSGMAGEIGYMITDWSREKNLSFVFGSLESWFSGYAFEKLLSEFENEPTVAQMFDHSDSNPRFREIVTVACEHLSVVIANVITLLDPDVVVITGGIGYNQYDRILSLIKPVLRRTVPAEILDRVTFKRGELGELGVSLGAVCNVQRKVFMEV, from the coding sequence ATGCGCATAGTAAGAGATGAGGGGTTAGTCTCCAGGGCAGATATTGCCAGAAAGAGTGGCCTAAGCAAGCCCGTGGTGTCGGTTGTTGTGAGCAACTTCATCTCTCAGGGCTCACTGATTGAAGCAAGAGAAGGAGAGAGCTCAACTCGTGGTGGGAAGAAGCCCATGCTCTTGTCTTTTGTTCCTAACTACAAGTATGTAGTTGGTGTTGATGTTGGTGGGAACAAATTGATCTCTATACTATCGGATCTTGATGGAAATATAGTTGAAAAAGCGAAGTTCTCTACAAAGTCAATTTCAGATGAGGAAACATTTCTAGAAACCGTTGAGAAGGCAATATCTACGGTAATGAAAGTTCCGCTCTCAAAAGTTATGGGTATTGGAATTGGCGTTCCAGGTACAGTAGATCCCGAGAGCGGAATGATCTTCTATATGCCCGCATTCGGTCTTCGAAAAGTGAATCTGATGAATTGTATGGAGGAAAGATTCAACCTTCCCACATTTGTGTCTAATGACGTTACTCTGAACGCACTTGGAGAGATGTGGGCAGGAGCCGCCAGGGGATGCAGGAATGTTTTTCTGACGGCCCTAGGCACGGGAACGGGCGCGGGACTAATAATAAACAACGAACTCTACGAAGGGACAAGCGGCATGGCCGGCGAAATAGGGTATATGATAACTGACTGGAGCAGAGAGAAGAACTTGAGCTTTGTCTTTGGCAGCCTTGAGAGCTGGTTTTCGGGATACGCGTTCGAGAAACTTCTTTCAGAATTCGAGAACGAACCGACGGTTGCGCAAATGTTCGATCATTCCGATAGCAATCCGAGATTCAGGGAGATAGTGACGGTTGCATGCGAGCATCTCAGCGTGGTAATCGCAAATGTAATCACACTGCTTGATCCGGACGTTGTCGTTATAACAGGTGGAATAGGTTACAACCAATACGATAGGATATTGAGTCTTATAAAGCCGGTACTAAGAAGAACCGTCCCCGCCGAAATACTGGATCGGGTTACTTTCAAGCGGGGCGAACTGGGTGAGTTAGGCGTTTCTCTAGGAGCTGTGTGCAACGTTCAGAGAAAGGTTTTCATGGAAGTATGA